One region of Mycolicibacterium rhodesiae NBB3 genomic DNA includes:
- a CDS encoding cytochrome P450: protein MGALDFFTNPVFVPDPQPYFEYLRSQGPVVKEPHHGVVAVTGYNETLEVFKDADLWSNCVAVGGPFPPLPFTPEGDDIDDLIDAHRTQMPLHEHMVAMDPPNHTRARSLLSRLLTPSRLKANQDFLWELADDQLDEFVGSGECEFLTAYSKPFSLLAIADLLGVPREDHKEFRNALANPHLMGNIEGEGAAINPLEFLDEKFSAYIDERRARPREDVLSDLANATYPDGSQPAVTDVVRTASFLFGAGQETTAKLLGAAMRILCDSPELQQRLRDDPSLVPIFIEETLRMESPVKTEFRLARKSTTLAGVDIPAGTTVMISAAAANRDPDKFECPHEFRLDRANVREQIAFARGVHSCPGAPLARVEGRVSLERILARMTDIRVDERFHASVDQPEYTYEPTYILRGLTNLHLRFTPVG from the coding sequence ATGGGCGCCCTGGACTTCTTCACCAATCCGGTGTTCGTACCCGACCCTCAGCCGTACTTCGAGTACCTGCGTAGCCAAGGTCCGGTGGTGAAGGAGCCGCACCACGGTGTGGTGGCGGTGACGGGTTACAACGAGACGCTGGAGGTGTTCAAGGACGCCGATCTGTGGTCCAACTGTGTCGCGGTCGGGGGACCGTTTCCGCCACTGCCCTTCACACCCGAGGGTGACGACATCGATGACCTCATCGACGCGCACCGCACCCAGATGCCTTTGCACGAGCACATGGTGGCGATGGATCCGCCGAACCATACGCGGGCGCGGTCGCTACTGAGCCGGTTGCTCACGCCCAGCCGGCTCAAGGCCAATCAGGACTTCCTGTGGGAACTCGCCGACGACCAGCTCGACGAGTTCGTCGGCAGTGGTGAGTGCGAGTTCCTCACCGCGTATTCGAAACCGTTCTCGCTGTTGGCGATCGCCGACCTGCTGGGCGTTCCGAGAGAGGACCACAAGGAGTTCCGCAACGCGCTCGCCAACCCGCACCTGATGGGAAACATCGAAGGTGAAGGTGCGGCGATCAACCCGCTGGAATTCCTCGACGAGAAGTTCAGCGCCTACATCGACGAGCGTCGTGCGCGCCCGCGCGAGGATGTGCTGAGCGATCTCGCGAACGCGACCTATCCGGACGGATCGCAGCCGGCGGTCACCGACGTGGTGCGCACCGCGAGCTTTCTGTTCGGGGCGGGCCAGGAGACCACCGCCAAGCTGCTCGGTGCGGCGATGCGCATCCTGTGCGACTCACCCGAACTGCAACAGCGCCTTCGCGACGATCCCAGCCTCGTGCCGATTTTCATCGAGGAAACGCTTCGCATGGAGAGCCCGGTCAAGACCGAGTTCCGGTTGGCGCGGAAGTCGACAACGCTGGCGGGCGTCGACATTCCCGCGGGGACGACGGTGATGATCTCCGCGGCCGCCGCCAACCGCGATCCGGACAAGTTCGAATGTCCGCACGAGTTCCGGCTCGATCGTGCCAACGTGCGTGAGCAGATCGCGTTCGCCCGCGGTGTGCACTCCTGTCCGGGTGCACCCCTGGCGCGCGTCGAAGGCCGGGTTTCGCTGGAGCGAATTCTGGCCCGAATGACGGACATCAGGGTCGACGAACGTTTCCACGCATCGGTGGATCAGCCCGAATACACCTACGAGCCGACCTACATTCTGCGCGGCCTCACCAATCTGCATCTGCGGTTCACACCGGTGGGCTGA
- a CDS encoding cytochrome P450: MTTPTLDRERLRELFDLRSSYNEYVGGGYRDDPYPVWHRLREQGPVLPGTLHQLMGLNDNLFFHGLPYPDRQHFTLLDYDTCFVAYRNSEVFASSADPVDLEGGPLSITNSMLSMGGNQHKRYRSLVQPSFLPSRGKWWIENWISETVDLLIDGFAGDGRAELNVDFCAAIPILTITGSFGLPVEQALDVRESLGRDPQKVIDLIRPVIEARRQDPQDDLISVLVQAEITDEDGATTKLTEREIDSFVLLLLGAGSGTTWKQMGTTLTALLQRPDLLDAVRRDRTLLRPAIEESVRWMPTDPMFSRWVVADTELGGVEVPAGSVVHIGIGAANRDPARWERPDEYDITRAFKPSLGFGQGAHICLGMHVARAEMTVAISALLDRLPNLRLDPDAEPPGFVGVYERGATAIPVLFDPA; this comes from the coding sequence ATGACGACCCCCACGCTCGACCGCGAGCGTCTGCGGGAGCTGTTCGACCTACGCAGCTCCTACAACGAGTACGTCGGCGGGGGCTATCGCGACGATCCCTATCCGGTGTGGCACCGACTCCGCGAGCAAGGTCCGGTGCTGCCGGGAACCCTGCACCAGCTGATGGGGCTGAACGACAACCTCTTCTTCCACGGCCTGCCCTACCCCGACCGGCAACACTTCACGCTGCTCGACTACGACACTTGCTTTGTCGCCTACCGCAATTCGGAGGTGTTCGCATCGTCGGCGGATCCTGTCGACCTCGAGGGCGGCCCCTTGAGCATCACCAACAGCATGCTGTCGATGGGCGGCAACCAACACAAGCGCTACCGCAGCCTGGTCCAGCCGTCGTTCCTGCCCTCCAGGGGTAAGTGGTGGATCGAGAACTGGATCTCCGAGACGGTGGACCTGCTGATCGACGGCTTCGCCGGCGACGGGCGAGCCGAGCTCAACGTCGACTTCTGCGCAGCCATCCCGATCCTCACGATCACCGGCAGTTTCGGACTGCCCGTCGAGCAGGCGCTCGACGTGCGGGAGTCGCTCGGCCGCGACCCACAGAAGGTCATCGACCTGATCCGACCCGTCATCGAGGCCCGCCGTCAGGATCCCCAGGACGACTTGATCAGTGTCCTCGTCCAGGCCGAGATCACCGACGAGGACGGTGCGACCACCAAGCTGACCGAACGCGAGATCGACTCGTTCGTGCTGCTGCTGCTCGGCGCGGGTTCCGGCACCACCTGGAAGCAGATGGGCACCACCCTGACTGCGCTGCTGCAACGACCCGATCTGTTGGACGCGGTGCGCCGGGACCGCACCCTGCTCCGCCCGGCGATCGAGGAGTCGGTGCGATGGATGCCTACCGACCCGATGTTCTCCCGATGGGTGGTGGCCGACACCGAACTGGGCGGTGTCGAGGTCCCCGCCGGTTCGGTGGTGCACATCGGGATCGGAGCCGCCAACCGGGACCCCGCACGGTGGGAACGTCCCGACGAATACGACATCACGCGGGCGTTCAAGCCGTCGTTGGGTTTCGGGCAGGGTGCGCACATCTGCCTGGGCATGCACGTGGCGCGTGCCGAGATGACCGTCGCCATCTCAGCACTGCTCGACCGGCTGCCCAACCTTCGGCTCGACCCCGACGCCGAGCCGCCCGGGTTCGTCGGCGTGTATGAGCGTGGGGCGACCGCGATACCCGTCCTCTTCGATCCCGCCTGA
- a CDS encoding cytochrome c oxidase subunit 3: protein MTEVRSAVRRRADPSATHLPGDGAMWVMVLGDLVIFGGYFIVYLVHRAMSPATFLSAQQHLDVTIGVLNTMVLLSSSLLVARSVYATRSDRHKRAVVLIYAAGFCGVVFVAIKAYEWSTKIAAERTVSNEFFSFYYVLTGVHMFHVALGLIILGVCVRELRSPLRRRVSLVEQGATYWHMVDLLWIVIFGLLYVMR, encoded by the coding sequence ATGACTGAGGTGAGATCTGCAGTCCGCCGGCGCGCAGACCCGTCGGCGACGCACCTTCCCGGAGACGGGGCCATGTGGGTGATGGTGCTGGGCGATCTGGTGATCTTCGGCGGCTACTTCATCGTCTACCTGGTGCACCGGGCGATGTCGCCGGCGACGTTTCTCTCCGCGCAGCAGCATCTCGATGTCACCATCGGCGTACTAAACACGATGGTACTGCTGTCGAGCTCGCTGTTGGTCGCACGCAGCGTGTATGCCACGCGCAGCGACAGACACAAGCGCGCGGTCGTATTGATCTACGCGGCAGGCTTCTGCGGTGTCGTGTTCGTCGCCATCAAGGCGTACGAGTGGTCGACGAAGATCGCCGCGGAACGCACGGTGTCTAACGAGTTCTTCTCGTTCTACTACGTTCTGACCGGCGTGCACATGTTCCACGTCGCGCTCGGATTGATCATCCTGGGCGTGTGCGTACGCGAGCTACGCAGCCCGTTGCGTCGCAGGGTATCTCTGGTAGAGCAGGGCGCGACGTACTGGCACATGGTCGACTTGCTGTGGATCGTCATCTTCGGCCTGCTCTACGTGATGAGGTGA
- a CDS encoding UDP-N-acetylmuramate dehydrogenase: protein MVTSLIGGASVSEAVPLAPLTSLRVGPVARRLITCDTTGKVVDVTRALGADSDALVLAGGSNVVLSDELRNLDVVLLANTEITVEGNVVRAEAGAVWDDVVVTSLAHGLGGLECLSGIPGSAGATPVQNVGAYGAEVADTIKRVRLIDRRTGEDRWVTPASLQFGYRTSVLKGSTAAIVLEVEFDLNPDGRSAPLRYGELANALGAEPDSRVDANRVREAVLALRAHKGMVLDEADHDTWSVGSFFTNPVATDAVFKELQSRVEGDVPHYPAPDGVKLAAGWLVERAGFAKGYPGDGAPARLSTKHALAVTNRGGATTADVIALARAVRDGVRETFGIELTPEPILIGAAL from the coding sequence GTGGTCACCTCGCTCATCGGCGGCGCGTCCGTCTCCGAGGCGGTGCCGCTGGCGCCGCTGACCAGTTTGCGTGTCGGACCTGTCGCGCGACGGCTGATCACCTGCGACACCACCGGCAAGGTCGTCGACGTGACGCGCGCCCTCGGCGCCGACAGCGACGCCCTGGTGCTGGCGGGCGGCTCCAACGTCGTGTTGTCCGACGAGCTGAGGAACCTCGACGTCGTCCTGCTCGCCAACACCGAGATCACCGTCGAGGGCAACGTCGTGCGCGCGGAGGCGGGTGCGGTGTGGGATGACGTTGTCGTGACGTCGCTGGCGCACGGGCTGGGCGGCCTGGAATGTCTGTCTGGCATCCCGGGCTCCGCCGGCGCGACACCGGTCCAGAATGTCGGCGCATACGGCGCCGAGGTCGCCGACACCATCAAGCGGGTGCGGCTGATCGACCGCCGCACCGGCGAGGACCGATGGGTCACACCGGCCTCGCTGCAGTTCGGCTACCGGACCAGCGTGCTCAAGGGATCGACGGCCGCGATCGTGCTCGAGGTCGAATTCGACCTGAACCCCGACGGGCGCAGCGCACCACTGCGCTACGGCGAGCTGGCCAACGCACTTGGTGCAGAGCCGGATTCACGGGTCGACGCGAACCGCGTGCGGGAGGCTGTGCTGGCGTTGCGGGCCCACAAGGGGATGGTGCTCGACGAGGCCGACCACGACACCTGGAGCGTCGGCTCGTTCTTCACCAACCCGGTCGCGACCGATGCGGTGTTCAAGGAGTTGCAGAGCCGGGTCGAGGGCGACGTGCCCCACTATCCGGCGCCGGACGGCGTCAAGCTGGCCGCGGGCTGGCTGGTGGAACGCGCCGGCTTCGCGAAGGGTTATCCCGGGGACGGCGCCCCAGCGCGGCTGTCGACCAAACACGCGCTCGCTGTGACCAATCGGGGCGGTGCGACGACGGCCGACGTGATTGCGCTGGCCAGGGCGGTACGCGACGGTGTCAGAGAGACATTCGGGATCGAACTCACACCCGAGCCGATTCTGATTGGGGCCGCACTCTAG
- a CDS encoding TetR/AcrR family transcriptional regulator, whose translation MAGKDGPSKGERTRERLMGAAIGEFRRAGVAGADVRAIAADAGVSPATFYFHFPTKEHVLIELERREEERIAGELSRSFVESPALPAVLTKVVDAVAGLEQRLGSPLFKDFLALHFSAARPPEEIWTNHPVIVAVVEELRRAGERGAIPADVDPLYSGVFFLVGLYALLITLPNVEPTRTHVLEQYVRTSLYGMRIEPTTA comes from the coding sequence GTGGCGGGCAAGGATGGGCCGAGCAAGGGGGAGCGGACCAGGGAGCGGCTGATGGGGGCGGCCATCGGGGAGTTTCGTCGCGCAGGTGTTGCGGGCGCCGACGTCAGGGCGATCGCCGCCGACGCGGGCGTCTCGCCTGCCACGTTCTACTTTCACTTTCCGACCAAGGAACACGTTCTGATCGAATTGGAGCGACGTGAAGAGGAGCGGATTGCCGGTGAACTCTCCCGATCCTTTGTCGAATCGCCCGCACTGCCGGCCGTGTTGACGAAAGTCGTTGACGCAGTTGCGGGTCTGGAACAACGGCTGGGATCCCCCTTGTTCAAGGACTTCCTTGCGCTGCACTTCTCGGCGGCTCGACCACCGGAGGAGATCTGGACGAACCACCCGGTGATCGTCGCCGTCGTCGAGGAGTTGCGGCGCGCGGGCGAACGCGGCGCCATTCCGGCGGACGTGGACCCGCTCTACAGCGGTGTCTTCTTTCTCGTCGGTCTCTACGCGTTGCTGATCACGCTGCCGAACGTGGAGCCGACGCGCACTCACGTGCTCGAGCAGTACGTGCGAACGTCGCTCTACGGGATGAGGATTGAACCCACCACCGCGTGA
- a CDS encoding nitroreductase family deazaflavin-dependent oxidoreductase, which translates to MTENNYTAPDLALVGADHVAAYRDSGGEVGYLWNGVPTLLLTVTGRRSGQPRTSALIFARDGADYLVVASMGGAPMHPKWYVNLQSQPEAEIQVRGDVMAVTARTATPEEKPRLWELVTAVWPNYDVYQSRTDRDIPVVVLTPS; encoded by the coding sequence ATGACGGAAAACAACTACACCGCACCAGATCTCGCACTGGTGGGCGCTGACCACGTCGCCGCCTACCGCGACTCCGGCGGTGAGGTCGGCTATCTGTGGAACGGCGTGCCGACCCTGCTGCTGACGGTGACCGGCAGGCGCAGCGGTCAACCGCGGACGTCGGCGCTGATCTTTGCGCGTGACGGTGCCGACTACCTCGTCGTCGCATCGATGGGCGGAGCGCCCATGCACCCGAAGTGGTACGTCAACCTGCAATCGCAGCCGGAGGCAGAAATCCAGGTCCGCGGCGATGTCATGGCGGTGACCGCCCGCACCGCCACGCCCGAGGAGAAGCCCCGGCTGTGGGAGCTCGTGACCGCGGTGTGGCCGAATTACGATGTCTACCAATCACGCACAGACCGCGACATTCCCGTCGTCGTGCTCACACCGTCATGA
- a CDS encoding TetR/AcrR family transcriptional regulator: protein MQRSRVRIAKQVRQMLDAARRLIAAKGDEFTTQELVTEAGVALQTFYRYFGSKDELLLAVIADAMTEACERWVEGAAALPDPLARVRYYITSALGRLDGDSHNAAMLRFVVSTRWRLHRLFPKELAEVEMPFVELLRGEINAAVEVGLLNPSDPEWDSWFLGELTRSVFHFYAFADHADGELDDLKEQLWRFCLTALGGSPTRQKGFAQ, encoded by the coding sequence GTGCAACGTTCCCGGGTCAGGATCGCCAAGCAGGTACGGCAGATGCTCGACGCCGCCAGGCGGTTGATCGCGGCCAAAGGCGACGAGTTCACCACGCAGGAACTCGTCACCGAAGCAGGCGTGGCACTGCAGACCTTCTACCGCTACTTCGGTAGCAAGGACGAGCTCCTGCTGGCGGTGATCGCCGACGCGATGACCGAAGCGTGCGAGCGCTGGGTCGAGGGTGCCGCGGCGTTGCCCGATCCGCTGGCCCGGGTCCGGTACTACATCACCTCGGCGCTGGGGCGCCTCGACGGGGACAGCCACAACGCCGCCATGTTGCGGTTCGTCGTGTCGACGCGGTGGCGGTTGCATCGCCTGTTCCCCAAGGAACTTGCCGAGGTCGAAATGCCGTTCGTCGAGCTGCTGCGTGGCGAGATCAACGCAGCCGTCGAGGTGGGCTTGCTGAATCCCAGTGATCCGGAATGGGATTCGTGGTTTCTGGGCGAACTCACCCGGTCGGTGTTCCACTTCTACGCCTTCGCCGACCACGCCGACGGAGAACTCGACGACCTCAAGGAGCAGCTGTGGCGGTTCTGCCTGACCGCGCTCGGCGGTAGCCCAACACGACAGAAAGGCTTTGCTCAGTGA
- a CDS encoding cytochrome C oxidase subunit IV family protein: protein MTSTAQRATTIAWIVLCALTIGSWWLSPARAGAPAIPNVPITLAVVILGFIKCRLIIRHFMEVRTAPRWLRLATEGWLIALWGSTLAIYLY from the coding sequence GTGACTTCGACAGCTCAACGGGCCACCACCATCGCGTGGATTGTGTTGTGTGCCCTGACTATCGGATCGTGGTGGCTGTCACCCGCGCGCGCCGGCGCACCGGCGATTCCGAATGTGCCGATAACGTTGGCCGTGGTCATTCTCGGGTTCATCAAGTGCCGACTGATCATTCGTCACTTCATGGAGGTCCGCACGGCGCCACGGTGGCTGCGTCTTGCGACCGAGGGTTGGCTGATCGCACTGTGGGGCTCAACCCTGGCGATCTACCTCTACTGA